A single region of the Kwoniella botswanensis chromosome 1, complete sequence genome encodes:
- a CDS encoding NADH-cytochrome b5 reductase 1, with product MAIDFEALAEKYQQYAQPAGTVLLILILAISYLINSGSKNRKVLDPVEWRSFKLVAKDHLSHNTALYKFALPKSTDSLGLPVGQHISVAAEIDGKQVVRSYTPTTLDDDKGHFDLVVKTYEKGNISRYLSLLTIGQEVKVKGPKGKFHYTANLAPALLMISGGTGITPMYQIIKSSLKNPNDKTKLSLIYANVEEDDILLRKELEDLEKKSGGRFTLYHVLNKPPANWNGGVGFVTKEMIEKHMPDGGVGSPNHGEGHKVLMCGPPPMMNAMKGHLKELGYPAPRTVSKLEDQVFLF from the exons ATGGCTATCGATTTCGAAGCTCTCGCTGAAAAGTACCAACAATACGCTCAACCTGCTGGTACAgtattgttgatcttgatcctcgcTATTTCTTACTTGATTAACAGTG GCAGCAAGAACCGAAAAGTATTGGATCCTGTAGAATGGAGAAGTTTCAAATTGGTCGCTAAAGATCATTTATCCCATAATACTGCTCT CTACAAATTTGCCCTGCCCAAGTCAACCGACTCTCTCGGTCTACCTGTCGGCCAACATATCTCAGTAGCAGCTGAGATTGACGGTAAACAAGTTGTCAGGTCATATACGCCTACTactttggatgatgataaaggTCATTTCGACTTGGTTGTGAAA ACTTACGAAAAAGGTAATATCTCAAGATACCTCTCCTTGTTGACTATAGGCCAAGAGGTGAAGGTCAAGGGACCCAAAGGAAAATTCCATTATAC TGCCAACCTTGCTCCTGCCTTACTCATGATTTCAGGTGGAACAGGTATAACACCCATgtatcaaatcatcaaatctTCTTTGAAGAACCCAAATGACAAGACGAAATTATCATTGATTTACGCTaatgtggaagaagatgatatcttgTTGAGAAAGGAATTGGAGGATCTGGAGAAGAAGTCAGGTGGTAGATTCACACTTTAT CACGTCCTCAACAAACCCCCTGCCAACTGGAACGGCGGCGTCGGTTTTGTCACcaaagagatgattgagaaaCACATGCCAGATGGTGGAGTTGGCTCACCCAACCATGGTGAAGGTCATAAGGTGTTGATGTGCGGTCCACCACCTATGATGAACGCTATGAA AGGTCACCTTAAGGAACTTGGTTATCCCGCTCCCAGAACCGTCTCAaaattggaagatcaagtGTTCCTCTTCTAG